A stretch of the Mycobacterium shigaense genome encodes the following:
- a CDS encoding class I SAM-dependent methyltransferase, with protein MSQTNTDRLFALADQVRGFMPADEGRALYDAAVRYLGGGIGVEVGTYCGKSTLLLGAAAQQTDSVLYTIDHHHGSEEHQAGWEYHDASLVDEVTGLFDTLPTFRRTLDTAGLDDHVVTVVGRSPVVARGWGAPLRFLFIDGGHSEQAANEDFDAWAKWVAPGGALVIHDVFPDPKDGGRPPYHIYRRAIDSGQFREVSALGSLRVLERISGQPGEQLGVNGPAR; from the coding sequence ATGAGTCAGACCAACACCGACCGCTTGTTCGCGCTGGCCGATCAGGTGCGCGGATTCATGCCCGCCGACGAGGGGCGTGCGTTGTACGACGCCGCCGTGCGGTACCTCGGCGGCGGCATCGGCGTCGAGGTGGGCACCTACTGCGGTAAATCCACCCTGCTGCTCGGCGCGGCGGCCCAGCAGACCGACAGCGTGCTCTACACGATCGACCATCACCACGGCTCGGAGGAGCATCAGGCCGGCTGGGAGTATCACGACGCGTCGTTGGTCGACGAGGTCACGGGACTGTTCGACACGCTGCCCACGTTTCGTCGCACCCTCGACACCGCCGGGCTCGACGACCACGTGGTGACCGTCGTGGGCAGGTCGCCGGTGGTGGCCCGCGGGTGGGGGGCACCGCTGCGGTTCCTGTTCATCGACGGGGGACACTCCGAGCAGGCCGCGAATGAAGACTTCGACGCATGGGCGAAGTGGGTGGCGCCGGGCGGGGCGCTGGTGATCCACGACGTGTTCCCGGACCCCAAGGACGGCGGCCGACCGCCGTACCACATCTACCGCCGCGCAATCGATTCCGGTCAGTTTCGCGAGGTGTCCGCCCTCGGATCGCTGCGGGTGCTCGAACGCATCAGTGGTCAGCCCGGAGAGCAGCTCGGCGTCAACGGCCCGGCCCGCTGA
- a CDS encoding glucosidase family protein has protein sequence MRRFSPPAVPGVLTPEQCHQTALSIAAEQESSGAIPWFEGGHTDPWDHVESAMALTTAGLLEPARAAFEWSRRTQRPDGSWPLQFRSGVIEDANSDSNFCAYVATGVWHYALVTGDESFAESMWPVVHKAIDFVIDLQVGYGEICWARSETGPVPEALLTGCASMYHSIRCALALAALVGDPQPEWELAVGRLGHALVAHPEAFTEKDRYSMDWYYPILGSALRGPAAQARIRQRWDDFVVGDLGIRCVDDRPWVTGAETCELVMALDAIGHRSAAHRQFAAMQHLREGDGSYWTGLVFADGKRWPEERTTWTGAVMILAADALSDTTGGAGIFRAEGLPIGLQTDFDCECVVSGPGR, from the coding sequence TTGCGTCGGTTTAGCCCCCCGGCAGTCCCGGGTGTCCTCACCCCGGAACAATGCCATCAGACCGCATTGTCCATAGCCGCCGAGCAGGAATCCTCGGGCGCCATCCCCTGGTTCGAAGGCGGGCATACCGATCCTTGGGATCACGTCGAATCGGCGATGGCGCTCACCACGGCCGGCCTGCTCGAGCCGGCGCGGGCTGCGTTCGAATGGAGTCGCCGCACGCAGCGACCGGACGGCTCCTGGCCTTTGCAATTCCGCTCGGGGGTCATCGAAGACGCCAACAGTGACAGCAATTTCTGCGCGTATGTCGCCACCGGTGTGTGGCATTACGCATTGGTCACCGGCGATGAATCATTCGCCGAGTCGATGTGGCCGGTGGTGCACAAGGCGATCGACTTCGTCATCGACCTTCAGGTCGGCTACGGCGAAATCTGTTGGGCCCGAAGCGAAACCGGGCCCGTGCCGGAAGCTTTGCTGACCGGCTGTGCCAGCATGTACCACAGCATCCGGTGTGCGCTGGCACTGGCCGCCCTCGTCGGCGACCCGCAGCCGGAATGGGAGCTGGCGGTGGGCCGGCTGGGCCATGCGCTGGTCGCGCACCCGGAGGCCTTCACCGAAAAAGACCGCTACTCGATGGACTGGTATTACCCCATCCTCGGCAGTGCGCTTCGGGGCCCGGCGGCACAAGCGCGCATCAGGCAGCGCTGGGATGACTTCGTGGTCGGCGATTTGGGCATTCGGTGCGTCGACGACCGGCCCTGGGTGACCGGCGCGGAAACCTGCGAATTGGTCATGGCGCTCGACGCCATCGGTCACCGCTCGGCCGCGCACCGACAATTCGCCGCGATGCAGCATCTGCGCGAGGGCGACGGTTCGTATTGGACCGGTTTGGTGTTCGCCGACGGGAAGCGCTGGCCGGAGGAGCGCACCACGTGGACCGGCGCGGTGATGATCCTTGCGGCCGACGCGCTGTCGGACACGACCGGCGGCGCCGGGATTTTCCGCGCGGAGGGCTTGCCGATCGGCCTGCAGACCGACTTCGATTGCGAATGCGTGGTCAGCGGGCCGGGCCGTTGA
- a CDS encoding class I SAM-dependent methyltransferase: MLTVDFDRLGIGPGTKVIDVGCGAGRHAFEAYRRGADVVAFDQDESELESVDTLLRAMAEAGEAPATASAQAVAGDALSLPYADETFDCVIASEILEHVPHDDAAIAELIRVLKVGGALAVSVPRWLPERICWLLSDEYHSNEGGHVRIYRASELRDKISGGGMELTHSHHAHALHSPFWWLKCAVGVSNTDHPAVTTYHKLLVWDLMQRPKVTQLAESVLNPLVGKSVALYFRKPRSVQSRPKPGRSVASV, from the coding sequence ATGCTGACGGTTGATTTCGACCGCTTGGGCATCGGCCCGGGCACCAAGGTCATCGACGTGGGCTGCGGCGCGGGCCGGCACGCGTTCGAAGCCTATCGCCGCGGCGCCGACGTCGTCGCCTTCGATCAGGACGAGTCCGAACTCGAGTCCGTGGACACCCTGCTGCGCGCGATGGCCGAAGCCGGTGAGGCACCCGCCACGGCCTCGGCGCAGGCGGTCGCCGGTGACGCGTTGAGCCTGCCGTACGCCGACGAAACGTTCGATTGCGTCATCGCATCCGAAATCCTGGAACACGTCCCCCATGACGACGCCGCGATCGCCGAACTGATCAGGGTGCTCAAAGTCGGCGGTGCGCTCGCGGTGAGCGTGCCACGGTGGCTGCCCGAGCGGATCTGTTGGCTGCTCTCCGACGAATACCACAGCAACGAGGGCGGCCACGTTCGCATCTATCGTGCCAGCGAGCTGCGGGACAAAATCAGCGGCGGTGGAATGGAATTGACGCATTCCCATCACGCACACGCCCTGCATTCACCGTTCTGGTGGCTGAAATGCGCTGTCGGCGTTTCGAATACTGATCATCCTGCGGTTACCACCTATCACAAATTGCTGGTGTGGGATCTCATGCAGCGGCCGAAGGTGACCCAGCTGGCCGAGTCGGTGCTCAATCCACTTGTCGGAAAGAGCGTTGCGCTGTATTTCCGCAAGCCACGGAGCGTGCAAAGTCGACCGAAGCCAGGACGATCAGTTGCGTCGGTTTAG
- a CDS encoding glycosyltransferase family 4 protein has protein sequence MRIALLSYRSKTHCGGQGVYIRHLSHGLVELGHDVEIFSGQPYPELLDPRVRLTKVPSLDMYREPDPFRIPRPSEIRDSIDLRELLTVWTAGFPEPRTFTLRVARLLADRAKDFDVIHDNQSLGTGLLTLAGAGLPVVATVHHPITRDRVLDLAAAQWWRKPLVRRWYGFLDMQQEVARQIPDLLTVSSSSAADIVSDFGVAPDQLHVVPLGVNTELFKPNSAPRQPGRVIAIASADTPLKGVATLLKAIAQLRVNRDLELRLVAKVEPNGPTHKLIAELGISDIVHITSGLSDAELADLFASAEVACIPSLYEGFSLPAVEAMSSGTPIVASRVGALPEVLGTDGACAELVPPGDVDALTGALGELLDSPEKRRSLGKAGRARAIDVFSWEAVAAQTVGVYERAVDRTAAARGGAQC, from the coding sequence ATGCGTATTGCCTTACTGTCCTACCGTAGTAAGACTCATTGCGGCGGGCAGGGCGTCTACATACGACATCTCAGCCACGGTCTGGTGGAACTGGGTCACGACGTCGAGATATTTTCCGGCCAGCCGTACCCGGAACTGCTCGATCCCCGCGTGCGGCTGACGAAGGTCCCCAGCCTCGATATGTACCGGGAGCCCGACCCGTTCCGGATTCCCCGGCCGAGCGAAATTCGCGACTCAATCGACCTGCGTGAGCTCCTGACCGTGTGGACCGCGGGTTTCCCCGAGCCGCGGACGTTCACGCTGCGCGTCGCCCGGCTGCTGGCCGACCGCGCGAAGGACTTCGACGTCATCCACGACAACCAGAGCCTGGGAACCGGACTGCTCACGCTGGCCGGCGCGGGCCTGCCGGTGGTGGCCACCGTGCACCACCCCATCACCCGCGATCGGGTGCTCGACCTCGCTGCCGCGCAGTGGTGGCGCAAGCCCCTGGTGCGCCGCTGGTATGGATTCCTGGACATGCAGCAAGAAGTGGCGCGTCAGATTCCCGACCTCCTGACGGTGTCGTCGTCGTCGGCCGCCGACATCGTCTCCGATTTCGGCGTGGCACCCGATCAACTCCACGTGGTGCCCTTGGGGGTCAACACCGAACTGTTCAAACCCAACTCGGCCCCGCGGCAACCCGGCCGGGTGATAGCCATCGCCAGTGCCGACACCCCGCTGAAGGGTGTCGCCACGTTGCTGAAAGCCATTGCGCAGCTTCGCGTGAACCGCGACCTCGAGTTGCGGCTCGTGGCGAAAGTCGAACCCAACGGCCCCACTCACAAGCTCATCGCCGAACTGGGCATCTCCGACATCGTTCACATCACCAGCGGCCTGTCCGATGCCGAGCTGGCCGACCTGTTCGCGTCGGCCGAAGTTGCGTGTATTCCGTCGCTCTACGAAGGGTTTTCGTTGCCCGCGGTGGAAGCCATGTCCAGCGGCACTCCGATCGTCGCAAGCCGCGTGGGCGCCCTGCCCGAGGTCCTCGGGACCGACGGCGCCTGCGCCGAGTTGGTGCCGCCCGGCGACGTCGATGCGCTGACGGGTGCCCTTGGCGAGCTTCTCGACTCCCCGGAAAAGCGTCGCAGTCTGGGCAAGGCCGGAAGGGCTCGCGCCATCGACGTCTTCAGCTGGGAAGCGGTGGCGGCCCAGACGGTTGGAGTCTATGAGCGAGCGGTTGACCGCACGGCCGCCGCGAGAGGCGGGGCTCAATGCTGA
- a CDS encoding DUF1906 domain-containing protein, whose amino-acid sequence MQDSGAPRRRQGSMTRREALKYALTPALLGLAPLATSAPRATADNIQLIDFAEKRIAPEEIKAAGYAGVINYVSLERPGAHFEAKPLTREYADALRAAGLHIVSNYQYGKPGWPTPSDFTRGHDGGVADAQTAQQLHAAAGGPNSAPIFFSVDDDINADTWNGPAVDWFRGINSVLGVGRTGIYGHAKACGWAIRDGVIGNSTSAGHRWAWQTKSWSHGERESMAVLYQAVVNSPSNPSPLLGGINVDIDDVLAADYGQWDLDR is encoded by the coding sequence GTGCAAGATTCGGGGGCCCCACGTCGTCGACAGGGGTCGATGACGCGCCGCGAGGCCCTCAAATACGCGCTCACACCGGCTCTGCTCGGCCTTGCTCCGCTGGCCACGAGTGCTCCTCGGGCAACCGCCGACAATATCCAGCTGATCGATTTCGCGGAGAAGCGGATCGCGCCCGAGGAGATCAAGGCGGCCGGTTACGCCGGGGTGATCAACTACGTCTCGCTGGAGCGACCAGGAGCGCATTTCGAGGCGAAACCCCTCACCCGTGAGTATGCCGACGCGCTGCGCGCCGCGGGTCTGCACATCGTGAGCAACTACCAGTACGGCAAGCCGGGATGGCCCACGCCGTCGGATTTCACCCGCGGGCACGACGGCGGAGTGGCCGACGCCCAGACCGCGCAGCAGTTGCACGCCGCGGCCGGCGGGCCGAATTCGGCCCCGATCTTCTTCAGCGTGGACGACGACATCAACGCCGACACCTGGAACGGGCCGGCAGTGGACTGGTTTCGGGGGATCAACTCCGTCCTGGGTGTGGGGCGCACTGGCATCTATGGGCACGCGAAGGCGTGCGGGTGGGCCATCCGTGACGGCGTGATCGGGAATTCGACGAGCGCAGGGCACCGGTGGGCCTGGCAGACGAAGTCGTGGTCGCACGGGGAACGGGAGTCGATGGCCGTGCTGTATCAGGCGGTCGTGAACAGCCCGTCGAATCCGAGCCCGCTGCTCGGCGGGATCAACGTGGACATCGACGACGTCCTGGCCGCCGACTACGGGCAGTGGGACCTCGACCGATGA
- a CDS encoding alpha/beta fold hydrolase, with protein sequence MSELTYLELHGDRIAYRDAGEGHTLLLIHGMAGSSATWRAIIPQLSKKYRVIAPDLLGHGSSAKPRGDYSLGAFAVFLRDLLDELGVDRATVIGQSLGGGIAMQFTHQHRDYCERLALIGSGGLGPDLSPVLRFLSAPGAELVLPVVVPQPVLNLGNKVASWLSAAGIQAPRAGEMWSAYCSLSDARTRQAFLRTLRSVVDYRGQAVSALNKLHIAAGLPTLLIWGDQDRIIPVAHAYAAHDAVDGSRLEVLEGVGHFPHVEAPAAVADILENFIASTEPQECIKDPLRLGLS encoded by the coding sequence ATGAGCGAACTGACCTACCTCGAATTGCACGGGGACCGGATCGCCTACCGCGATGCCGGCGAGGGACACACGCTGCTGCTGATCCACGGGATGGCCGGAAGTTCGGCGACCTGGCGCGCGATCATCCCGCAGCTGTCCAAGAAGTACCGGGTGATCGCGCCGGACCTGCTCGGCCACGGCTCGTCGGCGAAACCGCGTGGCGACTACTCCCTGGGTGCGTTCGCGGTTTTCCTGCGCGACCTGCTCGACGAGCTGGGGGTGGATCGCGCCACGGTGATCGGCCAGTCCCTCGGGGGCGGCATCGCGATGCAATTCACCCACCAGCACCGCGACTACTGCGAACGGCTGGCCCTGATCGGCAGCGGCGGCCTCGGCCCCGACCTGAGCCCCGTGTTGCGGTTCTTGTCTGCTCCCGGCGCCGAGCTGGTGCTGCCGGTGGTCGTGCCGCAACCGGTGCTCAACCTCGGCAACAAGGTGGCCTCATGGCTGTCCGCGGCGGGCATCCAGGCGCCCCGCGCCGGTGAGATGTGGAGCGCCTATTGCTCCCTCTCGGACGCGCGGACCCGCCAAGCCTTCCTGCGGACGCTGCGCTCGGTGGTGGATTACCGGGGCCAGGCGGTCAGTGCGCTGAACAAGCTTCATATCGCGGCCGGCTTACCCACGCTGCTCATCTGGGGAGATCAGGACCGGATCATCCCGGTCGCGCACGCCTACGCGGCCCACGACGCGGTGGACGGCAGCCGGCTCGAGGTGCTCGAGGGCGTCGGACACTTTCCGCACGTGGAGGCGCCCGCCGCGGTGGCCGACATCTTGGAGAACTTCATCGCCTCCACTGAGCCCCAGGAGTGCATCAAGGACCCGCTGCGGCTCGGGTTGTCCTGA